One Arcobacter sp. FWKO B genomic window, GTCAGTATCAGCACGATGTAAACCAAAAAGAGCTATCACAAAAGCTTGAAAACGTAACAATAGATTTGGTAAACAAAGTAGGGGTTGATATAAATTCAGCTTCGTACAAACTTCTTTCTTTCGTATCTGGTATTAGTGAAAATTTGGCAAAAAATATCATAAAACACAAAAACAAAATCAAACAATTCAAAACCAAAAAAGAGCTTTTGGATGTCAAAGGGATAGGGCAAAAAGCCTATGAACAAAGTGTAGGATTCTTGCGTATCAAAGAGGGCAATAGCATACTTGACAACACAGGCATACATCCTGATAACTACGATATAGTAAGAGCTTTGGAAGCAAAATACAATATAGCTGATATTAAAGAGAACCAAATAGACTCTATAGCCAAAGATTTGGGATGTTTGCCTTTGCTTTTGCAAGATATTATCCGTGAACTCAAAAAACCTGGGCTTGATATAAGAAGTGAGTTAAACGAGGTGGAGTTTTCAAAGGATATTACGAAAATAGAGGATTTACAAGAGGGCTTTATACTTAGCGGTGTGGTGAGAAATATCACCGATTTTGGTGCTTTTGTGGATATTGGACTCAAAAACGACGCACTTTTGCATATCTCACAGATAAGCAACCAAAGAATATCCCATCCGGCAGATGTGCTAAGTATCAACCAACAACTAAAAAATCTCAAGGTTTTGAGTGTGGATTTGGATAAACAAAGAGTATCGTTGAGTTTGAAGTAGGGGGATTAAATGGCAGTTTATGTAATAGGACAAATCAAGATAAAAAACCAAGACAAATGGCAAGAGTACAAAAACCAAGTGGCAGATACACTTATACCCTACGGTGGGAAAGTTTTATTTCGCGGAACTCAAATAGACTCTTTTGTGGGTGTCACCGAGTATCCCGATGTGGTAGCTATAGAGTTTGGAACAGCCGACATCGCAAAACAATGGTACCAGAGCAAAGAATACCAAAGTTTGGTAGAGGTTAGAGAAAAAGGTGCTGATATTATTTTGCATGTTTATGGGTGAAATATAAGATATTGATTATTTATAACTAATAAGTTATAATCTGTCAAGGAAAGGTTTGAAAATGCAAAATCAACATATCAATCAATTTTTAGATTACTATAGCGGGCTTCCAAATCCTCAATATGCAATTTTATTAAAAGGTAAATGGGGAAGTGGGAAAACATATTTTATAAATGAATATAAAAAACATTTAGAAGAAAAAAACCAGAAATATATTTATGTAAGTTTGTATGGTGTTACTAAATACGATGAAATAGAAACAAAGTTTTTAGAATCTATTTATCCTAGGCTTTATAATAAAAAAACAATTTTTGCTGGTAAAATTGCTAAACAGCTTTTAAAAGGTACATTAAAAATTGATTTAGATTATGATGGTAAAGCTGATGGAAATGTAAGCATTCAAATACCTAATTTTAAGCCTGAGGATTTATTAAATACTAAAGATCATATTTTAATATTTGATGATTTAGAAAGGTGTAGTATAAAGATAATTGATTTGTTAGGATATATAAACTATTTTGTAGAACATCAATCGTATAAAGTAATACTCATAGCAAACGAAGAAGAGTTAGAAAAAACAGAAAAATATAAAGAGATAAAAGAAAAACTTGTTGGAAAAACTTTTGAGTTTAAAACAAATGCAAATTTAGCTTATGATAGTTTTTTAAGTGAATTAAAAAATACAAATAAAGTAAAAGAAAATATTTTAGAAAAAGAGAAATCCAATATATTAGAACTTTTTGAAAAATCAAAGTCCAATAATCTAAGAGCTTTAAGACAAAGTTTACTTGATTTTGAACGATTTTACGATGAAATTTTAATAACACATTTAGCGAAAGAGGAATTAGCAAAAGATGTTTTATATTGGTTTTTTCTTTTTTCATTTGAAATTAGACAAGGGAATAGTGATATTTTAGATTTACCTAAATTGAGTGAAGAATATCATGAATTATTGATTGTTGATAAGAAAGAAGATGAAGCAGAAAAAACAAAATATAAACTTTTGTTAAATAAATATAATTTATATAATTATTCAGATGCAATTATTTCTTTTGATTCGTGGAAAGAGGTATTATTAAATTCGAATATTAAACAAAAAGAAATAAATTTAGCTTTAAAAAACAGTCAATATTATTTTGATGAAAATACACCTTCTTGGAAAATATTGACACAATTTCAGAAATTAGAAGATGATGAGTTTGAAAAGTTGTTACAAGATGTTTATAAAAAATTCTGTGACAATGAATATAAAGATTATAAACACTTTAAATTAGTGGCTTCAATGTTATTATCTTTTCAAGAATTAAATTTATTAAAAATTACATTTGAAGAACTTTTTATTTTAATTAAAAAAAATTTTAATTCATTATTTGAAAAAAATTTTATCATTATTAAAGATATTCTATTTAGTAAAAATAAATTTATGGATGATAAAAGTTATGAAAATAGTCCATATATTGAAAGTTCTTCTTTTCAAGAGTTGTTAAAATACATTGATGACTTTGCTAGCAATAAGAAAAGTGTTATTTTGAAATATGAATCAGAAACAATTATTAACGCCATTAAAGAGCAAAATCATAATAAACTTTTTGAATTATTGGAAGGTAAAAATGACATTAGAATAATTGATTACAAAGATAAGCCAATATTAAGTCAAATAAATACAGATGATTTATTTAATGCACTTATGAAAACGAATGGTGTAACTATGCATTATTTTGGTGGCATTATAAAAGATAGATATAACAATAGAACAAAAGAGTTATTAGATGAAGAAGCTTTTTTAAAAGAATTATTGGGAAAAATTAATAATTATTTACAAAATAACGAAGTTAAAGTGAGTACTTATAATTTAAAAAAAGAAATTAAAGCAAATATTGAAATAGCATTAAGAGTAATATCTAATGTTCAAAACTGATATAGACAATAAAACATTGCAATTTGTCATATTTTTAGGATAATTTTTCAAAGTAGTATATAATAACACCTGTCAAGACAAATTTTGGAGATATTCATGGAAAAAGATTTTATGCCCATTATTTTACTCAAAGCAAAAGACTTTGCGACAGAGATAACTATCTACAATGAAAGAGAAAAATTTATGAACACCTAAGTTGAGATTTCAAACGAACACATCATTAACAATGAAGCAGTAAGAGATACCTTGATAAGCAGAGGTATTATACCTGAAAATCTCAAACCAGACAGTAACCAACCATACTTCTAAACTTCTCAACCCTAACCGAATCAAAAAAATACAGTACAATGAGTAATGCTATTTGTTGACTTTTATACGCTTTTCGGATAAAATACATACTATAATACATTTAGAGGTAGTTAGATGACAGTTTCAGAAGTTATAGAATTATTAGACATACCATACACTACATTTCAAGATTGGAATAAAGTAGGGCATAAGAAATATCAATTAACTTTATTGTTACTAGGGCTTGACAAAGAAAGTGCATCTCAAATTATTTCAAAACAAAAAGAGAGTTTAAAGAGTACTCCAAAATACAAAGACACTACAAGATGGGTAGTATTACAAAAAAAATGGTTTGATAGCGATTTGTTTTGGACTACGGCAGATAATACAAAACTTGAGATTAAAAATATTATTGTTATTTATATGGATAGGGCTACTCAAAGAAATACTGATAAATTATGTGAACTTTTTGGGTATCAAAGAGTATATAATACGGTAGAAAAATACATCACAAATCCCAAAAATAAAAAAGAAGCTTTCAGACAAATTGAGTATTTTCAATATAAAAGATTCCGTATACCATTTTTATATACACAAGAAGAGTTGCAAGGTGATTATTTAAAATATCCTACACAAAGATTGATTGACTATTATTGTAATCTAAAAGGTTGCGATACAATTTTGGAGGAAGTGAAAAATAGAGATATGTCACAACATAAAAAACTTACTATTGAAAAAATGATAGAATATTACAAAAAGGAACTTGATGACACCACAGTTACTAAAAGTGCTTGATGATATAAAGTATCATAGGATTTTTTCAGACTTTGATTTTCGACTAGCAGGTGGTACTGCTTTAGCATATCATATCAATCATAGACTATCAGAAGATTTAGATTTTTTTATTAATGGGAAACTTCCAAAAAATGATATAGATATTTTTATAGAAGATTGTATATTAATGTATGGAAAAGAGAATATCACTCCAATACCTCTATCACAAAATATACTATATGAATTTGAAATAGCAGATGAAGATGTAGAAGACTACCAACAAGATTGGAATATCAACGGCGTAAAAGTTACTTTTTGCGATAGCTCATCAAACATTGGAAGTTGTGATATATTTAGTCAAGATAATTTTGTGTTATATGATAAAGTCAAAATTATGTCTGTTGATTCTATATTTAAAATGAAATCATTGATGTTCTATAAAAGAGTTAAAGTACGGGATTATTTTGATTTATATACATTATATAATGATACTAATCTAAATTATACACCAAAAATGACACTTGATTTGATACAAAAATATGAGTTATTATATAGTTTTGATATGAGTTTATTTTTCATTACCTTGGAAGAAAAAATCAAAGGATATGATAGTAAGTTTGATTCACCTTTACATACTATTATTAAAAATCCACCTACATTTAAAGCTTTATCAAATAATATTTTGCAAAGGCTAATGGAAGCTTAGATATGTTTCAAAAGAGCTATGCTCTTGGGTAGTGTAAAATAACCTCAAGCAAAATAATGTATTTCTGCCCAAGATTACCTAGTTATTTACGAAGAAATATTTTCATTTTTTTGCATTGCATCCACATAATCACAAATTTCGCTATTGTCATTGCACGCTTGAGAGTAACCTTGCATTTTATCATTTTTAAAAGAAGCAAGATTGCCAGATACAAAGCTCCAATTTATGAGATTCCACCATTTGTTGATATACTCCACACGGGCATTACGATAATCAATATAATAAGCATGTTCCCATACATCACAAGTAAGTAGGGGTATCCTTCCCTGACGAATAGGAGTATCCGCATTTGAAGTTTGCTCAATTATCAAAGTGCCATCACCTTTGACACTAAGCCATGTCCAACCAGAACCAAAAAGCGTTGTAGCACTTTTTGTAAAAGCCTCTTTAAACTCTTCCATAGAACCAAAATCTCGCTCTATACATTCAGTAAGTTCTGCTGAAATACTACAACTATCACAAGTCATCCCTTTCCAGTAGAAATCATGGTTGAATACCTGAGCAGCGTTGTTGAAAACTCCTCCATCAGCAATGCGAATAATATCTTCAATTTTCATTGATTCATATTTAGTGCCTTCACTGAGTGCATTAAGGTTTTTGACATAAGTTGCATGATGTTTACCATAATGGTATTCCAAAGTTTCAGCGGAAATATAGGGTTCAAGTGCAGTTTTTTCAAACGGCAACTCCATTAGTTTAAAGTTCATAATGTTCTCCTTTTGAGATATTTAATCTCATTTTGACCAACAATAATTGGTTTTCAATAAAGCATTTTCATGCTTAAACTTGCTAACTGCTTAACACTAAGTTATAAAAATTAATTATACCACAAAAAAATATTTTAGTCTAAAAAATAGTCATTTATAGAGTCTTATAATATCAATTTATATAATAAAACTCTAAAATATGTTATAATTAAAACTACTGATACTATTATCAAAAATAACCTAAAATTAGGGGGTCAAGATGAACAGAAGATACTTCTTACATTTGTCCGTGATTACAGCAGGATATCTGCTAGTAGGATGTGAAGACCGTGGTGCTAGTGATAAAAAACAATCACCAAAACCACCAGAAATTGACTCGGCTTTAGATAAACTTTCACCACAAGTTGAAAATATTGCCGAAGATTTTATCCCTTTTTCCCAAAAACTGAAAATTCCATCTGAAATAAACTTTTCAGATACTAGCAAGCCAGTATTCACAGCACAAAAAAGTAATGTCAATATTTTTGAAGATGTCAAAACAGATGTATTGACTTTTCAAGGAGGTTTACCTAATCCAACGATACGAATCACTAGGGGTGATACTTTTAATCTTGATTTGATAAATAATCTTGCTGACCCAACCATCATCCATTGGCATGGGCTTATTGTACCTGAAGAGATGGATGGACATCCTCTTAGTGTAATTTCTACCAATCAAACCAAACACTATCATTATCTTGTCAATCAAAATGCAGGCACATATTGGTATCACAGTCATCCTCATGGAAGAACAGGCGAAGAGATTTACTATGGATTGTCAGGATTATATATAGTAGATGATAAGCAAGAAGAGTATCTCAATCTTCCAAAAGGTGAGCGTGAAGTTCCTCTTATAATACAAGATAGAAGATTTGATAACAAACTACAACTTTTATATAAAGACCCTGACTTTTTACACGATAATAATGGCGTCTTAGGTGATGTTATACTTGTTAATTCCACACCATTTCCTTTTTATGAAGTTAAAACTGCAAAATATCGCCTTAGAATTTTAAATGGTTCAAGTGCAAGAACATATAAATTGGCTTTTGATAATATTGAGAATTTTTTATTAATAGGTACTGATGCTGGTTTGCTAGAAGAGCCAATAAGTGTAGAAAGTATTGTTTTGGGCGTTGCAGAGCGAATTGATATTATCGTAGATTTTACAGCTAAACAAATAGGTGATAAAGTGACACTAAAAACACTTCCCTTTAAAGAAGGAAGTAATATGCGAATGAATCCAAGCTATCCTAGTTTTGATGCACTTATGGATATCATGCAGTTTCATATCACAGAGGAATTCAAAGACACAAGTGTACTCCCAGAAAAACTTGTAAATATCCCACGAATAAAAGAATCAGATGCTATTCAAACTAGAAAGATTACTATGGAGGTAATATCTGGTGGTATATGGACACTTGATAAGAAACCTTACGATATGCACCGTATTGATCAAAGAGTGAAATTAGATACTACAGAAATTTGGGAAATCAAAAATACTGCTCATATGGCACACCCTTTTCATGTACATGGTGTTCATTTTCAAGTACTTGATAGAGATGGAAAACTCTCTTTTCCTACAGATAAAGGGTGGAAAGATACAGTTTTAGTTATGCCTAATGAAACAGTTCGTATAATTATGCATTTTACTATGCCTGGATTATTTTTGTATCATTGTCATATACTAGAACATGAAGACCATTCTATGATGGCAAACTTTTTGGTTGAGTGATGAATATTGTTAATTTTCAAAACAGTATAAGACTTGGCAAATTAGTCTGTATAGTCTGCTTGTTTCTTTAACATGAGTAGTACAAGGAAAAAATCCTTGTAATTTAATTTATATAGCTTACCATTTCTTTCAAATCTGACCTATGAAGAGATGGCTGTGGATTTAGTCTATAGCCAAAAGGTATCAAAAGAGCCAGACCATACTCAGCAGTATCAAGTCCCATTAGTTTTTCTACACTATCCTTATCAAACCCTTCCATAGGACAAGAATCTATACCAATAGAAGCCGCAGCTGTCATCATATTTGCTCCTGCAATATAAACTTGTTTTGCAGACCAACTATATAGTGCTTTATCATCTCTTATATCAATCCAATTTGTATACATATCTCTTAGCATTTGTGGATATTCAAATTTATCAAATTCACTTTGAATATAGCTATCTGTACTTCTAACTTTTTTCTTGTATACGATAGCTATAAGTTTAGAAGAAGTAGTAATTTGAGCTTGATTCCAAGCAACTTTTTGAATTTCTTCTTTGATAGATGGATTTTCAATAACAAAAAAATGCCAATGCTCCACACCAAAAGAACTAGGACTAAGCCTTCCAGCTTCAAGTATAAAACTTAAATCTTCGTCACTTATAGACTTCGTATTATCAAATATCTTACAAGCATGGCGAAAATGCATCGCTTTTTCAAAATCATTTCTCATAATCTTACTCCTTTAGTTTTAAGTTCTTATTATATACAATATTAATTATAATTACAATATTGAAAACTAGATGGAATACAAAATGTTAGACTTTATACAATCACTTTTTATAAACTTTTGGCAACTATTAAATGTCATATCGTTTTATATCATCTTAGGACTTTTGATAGCAAGTGTTATGAAACAGTATATTAATGATAGTTTTATAAAATGCCAGCTTGGAGGAGATTCAAAGCTATCTGTGCTAAAGGCTTCAATGCTTGGTATTCCATTGCCACTTTGTTCTTGTAGTGTAGTTCCATTTGCTTTGAGTCTCAAAAAAAGCGGTGCAAATAAAAGCTCAATCACTTCATTTTTGATAAGTACCCCTGTAATTGGTGTTGATTCTATGCTTGCAAGTTATGGTGCTTTTGGGTGGTTTTTTGCTATATTTAGGGTACTAAGTTCTTTTATAACAGCACTTATTGCTGGATTTGTATCACTATTTTTTGAAAAAAAAGAAAAAAATCATATTAAATTTGTCTCTTTCAGTACCACATTACCATCTTCAAATTGTGATTCACAAGATTGTGGATGTAAAGCTACAGATAAAAAAGATAAAAATTTCCTAAAAACTATCTTTGAATACGCATTTTACAACCTATTCAAAGATATAGCAAAACCTATGCTTTTAGGACTTATTTTTGCATCACTTCTTATGAGTGTATTACCAAAAGAACTTGATATATTTTTAACACAAAACCTATTATTATCATATATTTTTATGCTTCTTATCTCAATACCTCTTTATATCTGTGCCACATCTTCCATACCTTTGGGCATTGCACTGATGATAGCAGGATTTAGCCCTGGAAGTGCCTTTGTACTCCTTAGTGCAGGACCAGCAACAAGTATGGTAACTATTGGAATAGTCAAAAAAATACTAGGACAAAGAGGACTTTTGATTTATCTTGGAGTTATAATAACAAGTACAATATGTTTTGCATTTATTATAGATGTATTTTTTGCTGATTTAGTGCAGATTAATACCATCATAAGTGATGAAGATGACAGCCCAAGTCTTATCTCAAATATAGCATCATTACTATTTCTAACAATGCTATATAAAAGCCTAAAGTAATACTAACAACTAATCACTAATTTATTTCCCCAAACAAAACGAACTAAACATCTTATCAAGCATCTCATCATTGTCATAAGGTCTTGATATGTTTGAAATCTCTTTGATTGCTTCACTGATATGATGGCTAAAAAACTCCAACATACCATTGTTGAGTGGTGTATAAGCCATATTTATATGTTCAAGAGTTTTAGTGACTGCTAGAACTTGTCTTTTTGATATAAGCATCATTTCATCTTCAAAATTTTTACTATTTAAAAGATTTTCAAGAGCATCTATTAAAGGAGTTATATCTATTTTTGTACTCAAAGATATATGCTCATCAATTTTAGTCGTATCAAATTTAGTTTCTAAATCACATTTATTCAAAACTATGATTTTGTCTTTATCTGTAGTGTTGATAATCTCTAGTATTTTTTCATCTTCCTTAGCTAAAGACTTGCTATTATCAAAAAGAGCTACTATTATATCAGCTTCATTTATAGCATCTTTGGATCTTTGGATGCCAATTTGTTCTATCTCATCACTAGCTTCTCTAATCCCAGCAGTATCTACTATTTTGATGATATGAGTACCTATTTTGATAGACTCTTCTATTGTATCTCTAGTAGTTCCAGCTATATCACTCACTATTGCTCTATCATAATTTAATAGTCTATTTAAAAGTGAGCTTTTACCAACATTAGGCTTACCTACAATAGCAACTTTAAACCCACCCAGTAAACCTTCTCTTCTTTTGCTACTTTCAACTGTATGATGAAGTTGTTCTTTTATATTGTCAAGTTTTACTAAAATTTGCTCCAATATATCAGTAGGTAAATCCTCATCAGCATAATCAATAGTAACTTCGCTATAAGCTAGTGCATAAAGCAAAGATTCCCTTATGTTTTCAACAAACTCTTTAAGCTCACCTTTTAGTTGTCGTGCAAGAAGTTTAACTTCTGAAGCACTTTTTGACTCTATTAATTTTGATATAGCCTCAGCTTGTGAAAGGTCTATTTTGCCATTTAAAAAAGCTCTTTTACTGTATTCCCCACCATTTGCAAGACGAACTACGCCACTTTTTAGTAGTTCATCAAGGATAAGTGAACTCACTCCTATACCACCATGGCATTGGATTTCTACTATATCTTCACCAGTAAAAGAGTAGGGTGCTGTAAAATATATTACTATTGCATTATCTATGAGTGAGCCATCAAGTGAATGGATGTTTTTTAGGTGTGCTGTTCTTGGATTTATATTTGAGGTGTCTGTAATGTAAGACAAAGCCTTTATAGCTTCGTCTCCGCTAATTCTTATGATACTTATAGAGCCAATGCCATTAGCTGTGGCAATAGCTACAATAGTATCATTATTTAGATGTTCTATGCTCATTTACTATTACGAATTTATCACCCTTTGGTGATGTTTTTACAGCAACATATTTATCTGGAAACTCTTCTCTTAACTTTTTAAGTGCAATATGAACCAAAATACCATCAAGATATTTTGTTTTACCATAACCTACTTCTTTAATATTTTCTACTAAAGGTTCAAGATAAGTGTGTATTGCTAGTTCTTGATTTTTTAAAAATTCAGCTACCTCAAGTCTTAGCATAAGACCATACTTTTCTTGTATCCAGTTAAAAAGTATATATGAAAGTGCTTTATATCTATACCCTTCTTTACCTATTAGGAGTGCTGAATCTGCACCATTAAATTCTATATAAACTGTCTCATCATCGTACATTGATACATTTATAGAATCAATAGCAAAACAACTAGTTTCAAAAAGCTGATTAATACCTTCTTTTATTTCTGTTATAATGATATTATCATCTTTTTTAATTTTTATTTTATCAATTGTTTTAATCTCATCTTGTTTTGAATAAAATTTACCAAATATATCTTCATTTTGTTCAAATTTTGGATCATTTCTAAAATCATGTGTAATAGTTTGTTTTTCTTCAGTAGGTATGTATTCAGGAGTTTGAGATTTTTCTAATATTTTGTGAGAAACATCTTCAATTTTAATCTCTTTTTTTCTAAGTTTAGGTTCTTTTTTATTTTGATTGTAAGAACAAGAATCCTTTGTTCTTGCAACAATGACTGCATTTTTACTACCAAAACCCAAGAAACCTTTACTTGGGTGTTGGATTATTTCTATTTCCAAATTTGTTATTGAAGTTT contains:
- a CDS encoding DUF1330 domain-containing protein, which translates into the protein MAVYVIGQIKIKNQDKWQEYKNQVADTLIPYGGKVLFRGTQIDSFVGVTEYPDVVAIEFGTADIAKQWYQSKEYQSLVEVREKGADIILHVYG
- a CDS encoding P-loop NTPase fold protein, with product MQNQHINQFLDYYSGLPNPQYAILLKGKWGSGKTYFINEYKKHLEEKNQKYIYVSLYGVTKYDEIETKFLESIYPRLYNKKTIFAGKIAKQLLKGTLKIDLDYDGKADGNVSIQIPNFKPEDLLNTKDHILIFDDLERCSIKIIDLLGYINYFVEHQSYKVILIANEEELEKTEKYKEIKEKLVGKTFEFKTNANLAYDSFLSELKNTNKVKENILEKEKSNILELFEKSKSNNLRALRQSLLDFERFYDEILITHLAKEELAKDVLYWFFLFSFEIRQGNSDILDLPKLSEEYHELLIVDKKEDEAEKTKYKLLLNKYNLYNYSDAIISFDSWKEVLLNSNIKQKEINLALKNSQYYFDENTPSWKILTQFQKLEDDEFEKLLQDVYKKFCDNEYKDYKHFKLVASMLLSFQELNLLKITFEELFILIKKNFNSLFEKNFIIIKDILFSKNKFMDDKSYENSPYIESSSFQELLKYIDDFASNKKSVILKYESETIINAIKEQNHNKLFELLEGKNDIRIIDYKDKPILSQINTDDLFNALMKTNGVTMHYFGGIIKDRYNNRTKELLDEEAFLKELLGKINNYLQNNEVKVSTYNLKKEIKANIEIALRVISNVQN
- a CDS encoding nucleotidyl transferase AbiEii/AbiGii toxin family protein, which codes for MTPQLLKVLDDIKYHRIFSDFDFRLAGGTALAYHINHRLSEDLDFFINGKLPKNDIDIFIEDCILMYGKENITPIPLSQNILYEFEIADEDVEDYQQDWNINGVKVTFCDSSSNIGSCDIFSQDNFVLYDKVKIMSVDSIFKMKSLMFYKRVKVRDYFDLYTLYNDTNLNYTPKMTLDLIQKYELLYSFDMSLFFITLEEKIKGYDSKFDSPLHTIIKNPPTFKALSNNILQRLMEA
- a CDS encoding superoxide dismutase, with the translated sequence MNFKLMELPFEKTALEPYISAETLEYHYGKHHATYVKNLNALSEGTKYESMKIEDIIRIADGGVFNNAAQVFNHDFYWKGMTCDSCSISAELTECIERDFGSMEEFKEAFTKSATTLFGSGWTWLSVKGDGTLIIEQTSNADTPIRQGRIPLLTCDVWEHAYYIDYRNARVEYINKWWNLINWSFVSGNLASFKNDKMQGYSQACNDNSEICDYVDAMQKNENISS
- a CDS encoding multicopper oxidase family protein encodes the protein MNRRYFLHLSVITAGYLLVGCEDRGASDKKQSPKPPEIDSALDKLSPQVENIAEDFIPFSQKLKIPSEINFSDTSKPVFTAQKSNVNIFEDVKTDVLTFQGGLPNPTIRITRGDTFNLDLINNLADPTIIHWHGLIVPEEMDGHPLSVISTNQTKHYHYLVNQNAGTYWYHSHPHGRTGEEIYYGLSGLYIVDDKQEEYLNLPKGEREVPLIIQDRRFDNKLQLLYKDPDFLHDNNGVLGDVILVNSTPFPFYEVKTAKYRLRILNGSSARTYKLAFDNIENFLLIGTDAGLLEEPISVESIVLGVAERIDIIVDFTAKQIGDKVTLKTLPFKEGSNMRMNPSYPSFDALMDIMQFHITEEFKDTSVLPEKLVNIPRIKESDAIQTRKITMEVISGGIWTLDKKPYDMHRIDQRVKLDTTEIWEIKNTAHMAHPFHVHGVHFQVLDRDGKLSFPTDKGWKDTVLVMPNETVRIIMHFTMPGLFLYHCHILEHEDHSMMANFLVE
- a CDS encoding NAD(P)H-dependent oxidoreductase, which translates into the protein MRNDFEKAMHFRHACKIFDNTKSISDEDLSFILEAGRLSPSSFGVEHWHFFVIENPSIKEEIQKVAWNQAQITTSSKLIAIVYKKKVRSTDSYIQSEFDKFEYPQMLRDMYTNWIDIRDDKALYSWSAKQVYIAGANMMTAAASIGIDSCPMEGFDKDSVEKLMGLDTAEYGLALLIPFGYRLNPQPSLHRSDLKEMVSYIN
- a CDS encoding SO_0444 family Cu/Zn efflux transporter; the protein is MLDFIQSLFINFWQLLNVISFYIILGLLIASVMKQYINDSFIKCQLGGDSKLSVLKASMLGIPLPLCSCSVVPFALSLKKSGANKSSITSFLISTPVIGVDSMLASYGAFGWFFAIFRVLSSFITALIAGFVSLFFEKKEKNHIKFVSFSTTLPSSNCDSQDCGCKATDKKDKNFLKTIFEYAFYNLFKDIAKPMLLGLIFASLLMSVLPKELDIFLTQNLLLSYIFMLLISIPLYICATSSIPLGIALMIAGFSPGSAFVLLSAGPATSMVTIGIVKKILGQRGLLIYLGVIITSTICFAFIIDVFFADLVQINTIISDEDDSPSLISNIASLLFLTMLYKSLK
- the mnmE gene encoding tRNA uridine-5-carboxymethylaminomethyl(34) synthesis GTPase MnmE: MSIEHLNNDTIVAIATANGIGSISIIRISGDEAIKALSYITDTSNINPRTAHLKNIHSLDGSLIDNAIVIYFTAPYSFTGEDIVEIQCHGGIGVSSLILDELLKSGVVRLANGGEYSKRAFLNGKIDLSQAEAISKLIESKSASEVKLLARQLKGELKEFVENIRESLLYALAYSEVTIDYADEDLPTDILEQILVKLDNIKEQLHHTVESSKRREGLLGGFKVAIVGKPNVGKSSLLNRLLNYDRAIVSDIAGTTRDTIEESIKIGTHIIKIVDTAGIREASDEIEQIGIQRSKDAINEADIIVALFDNSKSLAKEDEKILEIINTTDKDKIIVLNKCDLETKFDTTKIDEHISLSTKIDITPLIDALENLLNSKNFEDEMMLISKRQVLAVTKTLEHINMAYTPLNNGMLEFFSHHISEAIKEISNISRPYDNDEMLDKMFSSFCLGK
- a CDS encoding Jag N-terminal domain-containing protein; the encoded protein is MKKFEAKTLELAYELASSNLETSITNLEIEIIQHPSKGFLGFGSKNAVIVARTKDSCSYNQNKKEPKLRKKEIKIEDVSHKILEKSQTPEYIPTEEKQTITHDFRNDPKFEQNEDIFGKFYSKQDEIKTIDKIKIKKDDNIIITEIKEGINQLFETSCFAIDSINVSMYDDETVYIEFNGADSALLIGKEGYRYKALSYILFNWIQEKYGLMLRLEVAEFLKNQELAIHTYLEPLVENIKEVGYGKTKYLDGILVHIALKKLREEFPDKYVAVKTSPKGDKFVIVNEHRTSK